The DNA sequence CCGCTGGGCCGCGTCGTGAGCGTGCCGCTGTATTCGGAACGCTACCAGCTGATCACCGCCGCCGGAAACCCGTACTCCGACCGCAAGACCGTTACCTGGACACAGGTCAGCGAGCTGCCGCTCTGTCTGCTCACGCCCGACATGCAGAACCGGCGCATCATCGACCAGCATTTGGCGGAGGCCGGGGTGCAGGTCCGCCCGACACTCGAGTCCAACTCGATGATCGTGATGTTCTCCCACATACGGACGGGCAAATGGTCGTCGATCATGCCGCTCAATCTCGCGGAGACGTTAGACTTCGCGGAACCGATAAGGGCGATCCCGATCGTGGAGCCGGATGCCAGTCATCTGGTCGGCGTCGTCGCGGCGCAGCGCGAGCCGCACACGCCGCTCGTCTCGGCGTTTCTCAGCCAAATGATGTCCCTAGCCAATGTCGACGGGAACCGCGGGATAGACGTCCAGCGGCTTTCGCCGACATCCGCTTCATAGAAGATTCCTATCAAGCGACGATTCCGCGTTATTGATTTCCGGCCCTTTTCAAGGCTTTCTGCCCCCAGGCATCCGATCAGGGAGGGCACTGCCGTTGACACAGGCCGCAGGTACCGACATTTTGACGCGCACGGCCGGCGTAATTGCCGACCACATCGGTCTTGAAGGGTCGCTGCTTCCCATTCTGCACGCCGTTCAGCACGAATTCGGCTACGTGCCGTCGCAATCCCTTCCGCTCATCGCCGATGCCCTGAACATCTCGCGCGCCGAGGTGTATGGCGTCGTCACTTTCTATCATGACTATCGATCAAAGCCGGCCGGCACCCATGTGTTCAAGGTCTGCCAGGCGGAAGCCTGCCAGTCGATGGGTTCCGACAGGATCGCGGGACAGCTGAAGCAGGCGCTGGGCATCGGCTTCCACGAAACCACTCTCGACGGATCCGTCACGCTGGAGCCGGTCTATTGCCTCGGTCTCTGCGCCTGTGCCCCTTCGGCCATGCTCGACGGAGCGCCGATCGGGCGGCTGGACGCAGACATGATTGCCGAGATCGTCGCGGAGATCAGGCCGTGAGCGGCGTGGTCATCTATATCCCCGGAGACAGTGCAGCCGTTGCGGTTGGCGCGGATCGGGTCGCGTTGGCGATCGAAAGCGAGCTCGCAGCGCGCGGGCTCGAAGCACAGATCGTGCGCAACGGCTCGCGCGGCATGTTCTGGCTGGAGCCGATGGTCGAAGTCGCTACCACGGTCGGGCGCATCGCCTATGGTCCGGTCAAGGCGAAAGACGTCGCCGGCCTGTTCGATGCCGGCCTGATGACCGGAGGCGATCACGAAAAGCGCCTCGGCGATCCGGAAAAGATACCCTTCCTGGCGAAACAGACCCGCCTGACCTTTGCGCGCGTCGGTATCACCGATCCTCTATCGCTGGACGATTACAAGGCACATGGCGGATTGCGCGGTCTGCAGAACGCGGTCGCTATGGCTCGTGGCGACATCGTCAAGCAGGTCACGGACAGTGGCCTGCGCGGGCGCGGCGGAGCAGGCTTCCCCACCGGCATCAAATGGAAGACCGTCCTCGACCAGGTTCAGGACCGCAAATACATCGTCTGCAATGCGGACGAAGGCGACAGCGCGACCTTCGCGGATCGGATGATCATGGAGGGCGACCCCTTCGTGCTTATCGAGGGCATGGCGATTGCCGGCGTCGCGACCGGCGCGACCAAGGGCTTCGTCTACATCCGTTCCGAGTACCCGCACGCCGTGGACAAGATGCAAAGGGCGGTGGATATCGCCCGGTTCGCCGGCGTGCTTGGCGTCAATGTGCTGGGTTCGCCGAACGCTTTCGATATCGAGATCCGCGTCGGCGCCGGCGCCTATATCTGCGGCGAGGAAACGTCGCTGCTCAACTCGCTGGAGGGCAAGCGCGGCGTGGTGCGCGCCAAGCCGCCGCTGCCGGCGATCGAAGGCCTGTTCGGCAGGCCCACGGTGATCAACAACGTCATTTCGCTCGCCTCCGTGCCGATCATCATGGATCGCGGCGCTGCCTTCTACAAGGACTTCGGAATGGGCCGCTCGCGCGGCACCATCCCGATCCAGGTCGCCGGCAACGTCAGACGCGGCGGGCTGTTCGAGGCGGCGTTCGGCATGACGTTGGGCGAGATCGTCGAGGGCATAGGCGGCGGCACGGCGACCGGCCGTCCCCTCAAGGCGGTGCAGGTAGGCGGGCCGCTCGGAGCCTATTTCCCGCCGTCCCTGTTCGACACGCCGTTCGACTATGAAGCCTTCGCTGCGAAGGGCGGGCTGATCGGCCACGCCGGCATCACCGTATTCGATGACAGCGTGGATATGCTGAAGCAGGCGCGCTTCGCGATGGAGTTCTGCGCCATAGAGAGCTGCGGCAAGTGCACGCCCTGCCGCATCGGTTCGACACGGGGCGTCGAGACGATCGACAAGATCGGCGCCGGCGACGATTCCGAGACGAACCTCGCTCTGGTCACCGACCTTTGCAACACGATGAAGTACGGCTCGCTCTGCGCCTTGGGCGGCTTCACGCCCTACCCGGTTATGAGCGCCATCAATCACTTTCCTCAGGACTTCGTGCCCCGTTTGGTGGCGGAAGCCGCGGAATAGGGAACGTACCATGGGTCTCGTCCACGAAATCGATTTTGGCACGCCGGTCGTCAATGCGGAGAAACAAGTGACGCTCACCGTTGACGGCTTCACGGTTACCGTCCCGGAGGGCACCTCGATCATGCGGGCCTCGATGGAGGCCGGCATCGCGATCCCGAAGCTCTGCGCGACCGACATGGTCGACGCCTTCGGCTCCTGCCGGCTCTGCCTCGTCGAGATCGAGGGCCACGCCGGCACGCCGTCTTCCTGCACGACGCCGGTCACACCCGGCATGGTCGTGCACACGCAGACCGGCCGGCTCAAAGACATCCGCCGCGGCGTGATGGAACTCTACATCTCCGACCATCCGCTCGACTGCCTGACCTGCGCCGCCAATGGCGACTGCGAACTGCAGGACATGGCCGGCGCGGTGGGGCTGCGCGACGTCCGCTACGGCTACGACGGCGAAAACCATGTGAAGGCGACGGTCGACGGCGTCGCGAACTTCAGCTGGATGCCGAAGGACGAGTCCAACCCGTATTTCACCTATGATCCGTCGAAATGCATCGTCTGCTCGCGCTGCGTGCGCGCCTGCGAGGAGGTGCAGGGCACTTTCGCGCTGACCATCGAGGGCCGAGGCTTCGGATCCCGCGTTTCGCCCGGCACGCATGAGAGTTTCCTCGCATCCGAATGCGTTTCCTGCGGCGCCTGCGTTCAGGCCTGCCCGACCGCGACGCTGACGGAGAAGAGCGTAATTGAGATCGGCCAGCCGGAGCATTCGGTCGTCACCACCTGCGCCTATTGCGGTGTCGGCTGTTCGTTCAAGGCGGAGATGCGCGGCGAGGAGCTCGTTCGCATGGTGCCGTGGAAGGACGGGAAGGCGAACCGCGGTCACTCCTGCGTCAAAGGCCGCTTCGCCTATGGCTACGCCACGCACAAGGAGCGCATCCTCAACCCGATGATCCGGGAGAAGATTTCCGATCCTTGGCGGGAAGTTTCGTGGGAGGAGGCGTTTAAGCACCTAGCCAGCGAGTTCCGCCGCATCCAGTACCAGTACGGACGCGGCGCCGTCGGTGGTATCACATCGTCGCGCTGCACGAACGAGGAGACTTACCTCGTGCAGAAACTGGTGCGGGCGGGATTCGGCAACAACAACGTGGATACCTGTGCCCGCGTCTGCCACTCGCCCACCGGCTACGGTCTCGGCCAGGCCTACGGCACCTCCGCCGGCACCCAGGATTTCGATTCCGTCGAGGATTCCGACGTGATCATGGTGATCGGCGCCAATCCGTCCGCTGCGCACCCCGTGTTCGCCTCGCGCATGAAGAAGCGCATCCGCAAGGGTGCGAAGCTGATCGTGCTCGACCCACGCGAGACCGAGACGGTCAACTCCGTCCATGCCAAGGCGACCTATCACCTGCCGCTGAAACCGGGAACCAACGTGGCGGTCATCACTGCGCTCGCGAACGTGATAGTGACCGAGGGGCTGTTCGACGAATCCTTCATCCGCGAGCGCTGCGACTGGTCGGAGTTCGAGGACTGGGCGGCCTTCGTCGCCGAGGAGCGCAACAGCCCGGAGGAAGTAGAAAAGCTCTCCGGCGTGCCGGCGGACCTGATCCGCAGCGCCGCCCGGCTATATGCCACGGGAGGCAACGGCGCGATCTATTACGGTCTCGGCGTCACGGAGCACAGCCAGGGCTCGACCACGGTAATGGCGATCGCCAACCTCGCCATGGCAACCGGCAATATCGGCCGGCGCGGCGTCGGCGTGAATCCGTTGCGCGGGCAGAACAATGTGCAGGGTTCCTGCGATATGGGTTCGTTCCCGCACGAATTGCCGGGCTACCGCCACATCTCGGGCGATGCCGTGCGCGACATCTACGACACGCTCTGGGGCACCAAGCTCGAGAACGAGCCGGGGCTCCGCATCCCCAACATGCTCGACGCCGCGGTGGAGGGCACGTTCAAGGGCATCTACATCCAAGGCGAGGATATCCTCCAGTCGGATCCTGACACCAAGCACGTCTCGGCTGGCCTCGCCGCGATGGAATGCGTTGTGATCCACGACCTCTTCCTCAACGAGACGGCTAACTACGCCCATGTCTTTCTGCCGGGCTCGACCTTCCTCGAGAAGGACGGGACGTTCACCAACGCGGAACGCCGCATCAACCGCGTCCGCAAGGTGATGTCGCCGAAGAACGGCTATGCCGACTGGGAGGTGACCCAGGAGATGGCGCGTGCGATGGGCCTAAATTGGAACTACACGCACCCCTCGGAGATCATGGACGAGGTCGCGGCGACGACGCCGAGCTTCGCAAATATCTCGTACGGCTTGCTCGAAAAGGTCGGCTCGGTGCAGTGGCCTTGCAACGAGAAGGCGCCTCAGGGCACCCCGATCATGCATGTCGACGGTTTCGTGCGCGGCAAGGGCAAATTCATCCGCACGGAATACATCCCGACTGACGAAAGAACCGGACCTCGTTTCCCGCTGCTGCTCACCACCGGCCGGATCCTGTCGCAATACAATGTCGGCGCGCAGACGCGCCGCACGGCGAATGTCATGTGGCATGCCGAGGACCTGCTGGAAATCCACCCGCATGATGCCGAGCAGCGTGGCATTCGCGAGGGCGACTGGGTGAAGCTCAAGTCCCGCGCCGGCGAAACGACGCTGCGCGCCGATATCACCGATCGGGTCGCGCCGGGTGTGGTCTATACCACCTTCCATCATCCAGACACGCAGGCCAACGTGATCACCACCGACTATTCCGATTGGGCGACCAACTGTCCCGAATACAAAGTGACGGCGGTCCAGGTTGCGCCATCGAACGGGCCGAGCCAGTGGCAGGAGGAATATGAGGAATTGTCGAAGCGCTCGCGCCGCATCGCGGGGCGACTTGAGGCTGCGGAGTAGCCTTGAACGCCCGGCCAGTCCCATGAAGTCGCCGCTTGCGCCAGCGAACCGCGTTGCCCGCCGGTCATCGGGCACGCTGAGCGCGCACCGCAACGTTCCGGAGGAGACGCCGATCGCGCTTTCCTATGGCGGCACCACATACGCCGTCATGATGGGCACGCCGACCGATCTGGAGGATTTCGCACTCGGATTCTCGCTGACGGAAGGCATCATCCAGTCCGCCCATGAAATCGAAGACTTGCAGGTCGTGGATCTGGGCAGCGGTATCGACATCCAGATCGGACTTCGAGACTACGCCCGCGACCGCTTGAAAGCGAGGCGTCGCAGGATGGCCGGACCTGTGGGTTGCGGTCTGTGCGGCATCGAATCCATAGAGGAAGCCCTGCGCAAGCCGCAGTCCGTAACGGGCCACGCCCTTACACTCGAGGCTGGCGAACTCACGAACGCTGTCAGGCTACTGTCAGGTCAACAGCCACTGCATGCGCAGACGGGAGCCGTCCATGCAGCGGGATTCTACATTCCTGAAGACGGGCTCGTCGCGGTACGCGAAGATGTCGGCCGCCACAACGCGCTCGACAAGCTTGCAGGAGCGCTCTTGAACGCTAATATGAGCGGGCAGCGCGGCGCGGTCGTGGTGACGAGCCGCGTCTCCGTGGAGATGGTGCAGAAGACGGCCGTCATCGGCGCCTCCCTTATCGTCGCCGTTTCCGCTCCTACCGCCCTTGCAATACGCACGGCTGCGGAGGCCGGCATGACACTCGTGGCCTTGGTGCGTGGCGATGAGTTTGACATTTTCACTCATCCCTATCGCTTGACGGATGGAGCCGTAAGACATGTTGCATGAAAACAGTCACACGTCGCTCGTGGCCGCCAGAATCATACGCATGGCAAACCAGATCGGAACCTTCTTTGAATCCAAGCCAAGGGGAGAAGGCGTGACCGGCGTGGCCGAGCATATCAACAAGTTCTGGGAGCCG is a window from the Mesorhizobium sp. WSM2240 genome containing:
- a CDS encoding NADH-quinone oxidoreductase subunit NuoF, which produces MVIYIPGDSAAVAVGADRVALAIESELAARGLEAQIVRNGSRGMFWLEPMVEVATTVGRIAYGPVKAKDVAGLFDAGLMTGGDHEKRLGDPEKIPFLAKQTRLTFARVGITDPLSLDDYKAHGGLRGLQNAVAMARGDIVKQVTDSGLRGRGGAGFPTGIKWKTVLDQVQDRKYIVCNADEGDSATFADRMIMEGDPFVLIEGMAIAGVATGATKGFVYIRSEYPHAVDKMQRAVDIARFAGVLGVNVLGSPNAFDIEIRVGAGAYICGEETSLLNSLEGKRGVVRAKPPLPAIEGLFGRPTVINNVISLASVPIIMDRGAAFYKDFGMGRSRGTIPIQVAGNVRRGGLFEAAFGMTLGEIVEGIGGGTATGRPLKAVQVGGPLGAYFPPSLFDTPFDYEAFAAKGGLIGHAGITVFDDSVDMLKQARFAMEFCAIESCGKCTPCRIGSTRGVETIDKIGAGDDSETNLALVTDLCNTMKYGSLCALGGFTPYPVMSAINHFPQDFVPRLVAEAAE
- a CDS encoding formate dehydrogenase subunit gamma, producing MPLTQAAGTDILTRTAGVIADHIGLEGSLLPILHAVQHEFGYVPSQSLPLIADALNISRAEVYGVVTFYHDYRSKPAGTHVFKVCQAEACQSMGSDRIAGQLKQALGIGFHETTLDGSVTLEPVYCLGLCACAPSAMLDGAPIGRLDADMIAEIVAEIRP
- a CDS encoding LysR family transcriptional regulator — translated: MLQKLEYLIALAKTQHFGRAASELGIAQPTLSAGIKQLEDQLGVMLVKRGSRFQGLTPEGDQVLEWARRITGDARTLREEMRAARRGLSGRIRIAAIPTALAMIPRLTTPFREKHPGVTFSVLSRTSIEVLSLLGNFDIDIGITYLDNEPLGRVVSVPLYSERYQLITAAGNPYSDRKTVTWTQVSELPLCLLTPDMQNRRIIDQHLAEAGVQVRPTLESNSMIVMFSHIRTGKWSSIMPLNLAETLDFAEPIRAIPIVEPDASHLVGVVAAQREPHTPLVSAFLSQMMSLANVDGNRGIDVQRLSPTSAS
- the fdhF gene encoding formate dehydrogenase subunit alpha produces the protein MGLVHEIDFGTPVVNAEKQVTLTVDGFTVTVPEGTSIMRASMEAGIAIPKLCATDMVDAFGSCRLCLVEIEGHAGTPSSCTTPVTPGMVVHTQTGRLKDIRRGVMELYISDHPLDCLTCAANGDCELQDMAGAVGLRDVRYGYDGENHVKATVDGVANFSWMPKDESNPYFTYDPSKCIVCSRCVRACEEVQGTFALTIEGRGFGSRVSPGTHESFLASECVSCGACVQACPTATLTEKSVIEIGQPEHSVVTTCAYCGVGCSFKAEMRGEELVRMVPWKDGKANRGHSCVKGRFAYGYATHKERILNPMIREKISDPWREVSWEEAFKHLASEFRRIQYQYGRGAVGGITSSRCTNEETYLVQKLVRAGFGNNNVDTCARVCHSPTGYGLGQAYGTSAGTQDFDSVEDSDVIMVIGANPSAAHPVFASRMKKRIRKGAKLIVLDPRETETVNSVHAKATYHLPLKPGTNVAVITALANVIVTEGLFDESFIRERCDWSEFEDWAAFVAEERNSPEEVEKLSGVPADLIRSAARLYATGGNGAIYYGLGVTEHSQGSTTVMAIANLAMATGNIGRRGVGVNPLRGQNNVQGSCDMGSFPHELPGYRHISGDAVRDIYDTLWGTKLENEPGLRIPNMLDAAVEGTFKGIYIQGEDILQSDPDTKHVSAGLAAMECVVIHDLFLNETANYAHVFLPGSTFLEKDGTFTNAERRINRVRKVMSPKNGYADWEVTQEMARAMGLNWNYTHPSEIMDEVAATTPSFANISYGLLEKVGSVQWPCNEKAPQGTPIMHVDGFVRGKGKFIRTEYIPTDERTGPRFPLLLTTGRILSQYNVGAQTRRTANVMWHAEDLLEIHPHDAEQRGIREGDWVKLKSRAGETTLRADITDRVAPGVVYTTFHHPDTQANVITTDYSDWATNCPEYKVTAVQVAPSNGPSQWQEEYEELSKRSRRIAGRLEAAE
- the fdhD gene encoding formate dehydrogenase accessory sulfurtransferase FdhD produces the protein MKSPLAPANRVARRSSGTLSAHRNVPEETPIALSYGGTTYAVMMGTPTDLEDFALGFSLTEGIIQSAHEIEDLQVVDLGSGIDIQIGLRDYARDRLKARRRRMAGPVGCGLCGIESIEEALRKPQSVTGHALTLEAGELTNAVRLLSGQQPLHAQTGAVHAAGFYIPEDGLVAVREDVGRHNALDKLAGALLNANMSGQRGAVVVTSRVSVEMVQKTAVIGASLIVAVSAPTALAIRTAAEAGMTLVALVRGDEFDIFTHPYRLTDGAVRHVA